Genomic window (Chondrocystis sp. NIES-4102):
CATTTCTAAATTTTGTGCTAATTCATTATATTTATCGCGAATCTCACGCATAGGCTCAATATACTTATCTATATAGGCGCGATCGCGAAATAGGGGCTGAAAATCTAAAACTACAAGAATTTTCTTTTGACCGAATGATAGAAAATCGACCCCTAATAAAGGTATGTCATAATGGTGAGCAGGGTAAATCACACTGTTAAATACTTGAGCCGTTTCTCCTGCATCTATATATGAATAACGGATTTTACGCAGTTGTGGGCATTGGTAACACCAACTTTGAATTGTGGCTGGATTTTTGCCTCTAGCACTAACGTTAGATTCTAACCCTGCGGGAATCGAACGACTACGTAAATCGAAGCGTTTAAAAAGCTCTTCTTCTAAATATTCTTTAAAGGGCGCGAACATATAATTATTGCAATATACACTAAGCCTCATAGCCAGAATATAGAAGCAATCAAGTTTTAGTCTCTTTTTCTCCAGACAAAGCAACAAACTGTAATAATGAAGTCAGGAGTCAGGAGACAGGAGCGGTGCATCGCGATCTTGTTGGTTTCCATCAAAGAGCGAATGCACCAAGAAGTCAGGATACAGGATACAGGAGGGGGGGTTAGGAGAAGCTCAGAAGCTAAAAGCTAAAGAGTAACGAGTTAAGTAATAGGTAGTAATGATCACTCAAAAGCTAAAAGCTAAAGAGTAACGAGTCAGGTACTAGGTAGGAGTCAGTAGTTTTATAATTACTTGCTAGTTGCTATATAAAAGAAACCTACTACTTAATTCACTCTGGAATTTTGCTCATTTTTTCTAGATCTAAGACAGTTGCTAATTGACTTTCACTCATCAACTCTTCTTCTAAAACGATCGCTCTTAAAGATTTGCCTGTTTCTAAAGACTTTTTGGCGACTTCTGCTGCTTTGAGATAACCAATGTGGGTATTAAGAGCCGTTACCAAAGCTAAACTAGTTTCTGCATAGGCTAAACAACGATCGCGACGGGCGGTAATGCCAGCTAAACAACGCTGACTTAAACTATCTATTGTATTACCCAAAATTTCAATACTATGAATTAAATCATAAGCAATTAAAGGCATCATTACATTTAATTCCAATTGTCCTGCTTGAGCAGCAAGAGCGATCGCTGTATCATAGCCCATAACCTGAAAACAAACCATTGAAGTCATTTCTGCCATCACGGGATTGTATTTACCTGGCATAA
Coding sequences:
- a CDS encoding dihydrobiliverdin:ferredoxin oxidoreductase → MRLSVYCNNYMFAPFKEYLEEELFKRFDLRSRSIPAGLESNVSARGKNPATIQSWCYQCPQLRKIRYSYIDAGETAQVFNSVIYPAHHYDIPLLGVDFLSFGQKKILVVLDFQPLFRDRAYIDKYIEPMREIRDKYNELAQNLEMKFYDANQYFSKYLLFAKTDSETVVNRLFPAYQEYINLYWQMLAQATVLTQPNEIERVVTAQLAYDQYSAERDPAHGLFSSYFGSQWSQRFLYEFLFEDASPLAVPSARK